Proteins encoded together in one Bosea sp. (in: a-proteobacteria) window:
- a CDS encoding TetR/AcrR family transcriptional regulator, whose translation MARKPVSTPPVSTPPESRPVDPRRRVVDALMKLAAEEHWDRIELTDIAAEAGLTLAELRGLFPSKLAMLGALTRIVDEAVLADTSDDLAGEPVRERMFDLVMRRLDAMAPYKAALRRIAPALRRDPLALAALNRGALNSWRYMLASAGIPTEDSLGAVRVQGAVLLMARVSEAWLHDDEPEQSKTMARLDRELKTAGRIMARVEDVHRLTAPFRGLARALCAGRPPKGRRRERASARGEDNEDYAPAI comes from the coding sequence ATGGCCCGCAAGCCCGTTTCCACCCCGCCCGTTTCCACCCCGCCCGAGTCCAGGCCGGTCGATCCGCGCAGGCGCGTGGTCGACGCCCTGATGAAGCTTGCCGCGGAAGAGCACTGGGACCGGATCGAGCTCACGGACATCGCCGCCGAGGCGGGGCTGACGCTGGCTGAGCTGCGCGGGCTGTTCCCCTCCAAGCTTGCCATGCTGGGCGCCCTGACCCGGATCGTCGACGAGGCCGTCCTCGCCGATACGTCCGACGATCTCGCCGGCGAGCCGGTGCGGGAGCGGATGTTCGACCTCGTCATGCGCCGGCTCGACGCGATGGCGCCCTACAAGGCGGCGTTGCGCCGGATCGCGCCCGCCTTGCGCCGCGATCCGCTGGCGCTAGCGGCGCTCAACCGGGGCGCGCTCAATTCCTGGCGCTACATGCTGGCCTCGGCCGGCATTCCGACCGAGGATTCGCTGGGTGCCGTGCGCGTGCAGGGCGCGGTGCTGCTGATGGCGCGGGTTTCCGAGGCTTGGCTGCATGACGACGAGCCGGAGCAGTCGAAGACCATGGCCCGGCTCGACCGTGAGCTCAAGACCGCCGGGCGCATCATGGCCCGCGTCGAGGACGTCCACCGGCTGACGGCGCCGTTCCGGGGGCTGGCGCGCGCGCTCTGCGCGGGGCGGCCGCCGAAGGGGCGGCGGCGCGAGCGCGCCTCCGCGCGCGGCGAGGACAACGAGGATTACGCGCCGGCGATCTGA
- the proC gene encoding pyrroline-5-carboxylate reductase, whose protein sequence is MSNPLPQSLVLIGAGKMGGAMLEGWLRIGIDPKGISLVDPKPSDEMVALAQEKGMRLNPAAKELPAAEVVVLATKPQMLDTAAPAVQAFIHPRTLLISILAGKTLGDLSARLPNANAIIRAMPNLPASVQRGATAAAPGKGVSAAQRATADALLASIGRVEWLDDEGLIDAVTAVSGSGPAYVFHLVECLAAAGRDAGLPADVAERLARATVEGAGELLFQSPLPPGTLRQNVTSPGGTTAAALEVLMAGDGMAPLLARAVAAAKRRAGELSG, encoded by the coding sequence ATGTCCAATCCCCTTCCGCAATCGCTCGTCCTGATCGGCGCGGGCAAGATGGGCGGCGCGATGCTGGAAGGCTGGCTGCGCATCGGCATCGATCCGAAGGGGATCAGCCTGGTCGATCCCAAGCCCTCGGACGAGATGGTCGCGCTCGCCCAGGAGAAGGGCATGCGGCTCAACCCCGCCGCGAAGGAGCTGCCCGCCGCCGAGGTCGTCGTGCTCGCGACCAAGCCGCAGATGCTCGATACCGCCGCGCCCGCGGTGCAGGCCTTCATCCATCCCCGCACGCTCCTGATCTCGATCCTCGCCGGCAAGACGCTCGGCGATCTCTCAGCCCGCCTGCCGAACGCGAACGCGATCATCCGCGCCATGCCGAACCTGCCGGCCTCGGTGCAGCGCGGCGCCACGGCGGCGGCGCCCGGCAAGGGCGTGAGCGCGGCCCAGCGCGCCACCGCCGACGCGCTGCTCGCCAGCATCGGCCGGGTCGAATGGCTCGACGACGAGGGGCTGATCGACGCGGTGACGGCGGTGTCGGGCTCGGGGCCGGCCTATGTCTTCCATCTGGTCGAATGCCTGGCGGCTGCGGGCCGGGATGCCGGCCTGCCGGCCGATGTCGCCGAGCGGCTGGCGCGGGCGACCGTGGAGGGAGCCGGCGAACTCTTGTTCCAGTCGCCCCTGCCGCCCGGCACGCTGCGCCAGAACGTGACCTCGCCCGGCGGCACCACCGCCGCCGCGCTCGAGGTGCTGATGGCCGGGGACGGCATGGCGCCGCTGCTCGCCAGGGCGGTGGCTGCCGCCAAACGCCGCGCCGGCGAGCTTTCCGGCTGA
- a CDS encoding YbjN domain-containing protein, translating to MMDLDLDAGPDRPSNPLDLFERLAALNDWSFDRDSEDELSVAVTGGWAEYHVAITWLAEVEALHIACAFDLKVPERRRGEVLQLVSLVNEQLWLGHFDLWSSESVVMYRHALLLSGGAEPTEGQAAALVGTAVEACERYYQAFQFVVWAGKTAKEGMEGAILETVGEA from the coding sequence ATGATGGACCTCGATTTGGATGCCGGACCGGATCGGCCCTCCAACCCTCTCGACCTGTTCGAACGCCTCGCCGCTCTCAACGACTGGTCCTTCGATCGCGACAGCGAGGATGAATTGTCGGTCGCCGTGACCGGCGGCTGGGCGGAATACCATGTCGCGATCACCTGGCTCGCCGAGGTGGAGGCGCTGCATATCGCCTGCGCCTTCGATCTCAAGGTGCCGGAGCGGCGGCGCGGCGAGGTGCTGCAGCTCGTCAGCCTCGTCAACGAGCAGCTCTGGCTCGGCCATTTCGATCTCTGGAGCAGCGAGAGCGTGGTGATGTACCGCCATGCGCTCCTGCTCTCCGGCGGGGCCGAGCCGACCGAGGGGCAGGCGGCGGCGCTGGTGGGAACCGCGGTCGAGGCCTGCGAGCGCTACTATCAGGCATTCCAGTTCGTCGTCTGGGCCGGCAAGACCGCGAAGGAAGGCATGGAAGGCGCGATCCTCGAGACGGTCGGCGAAGCCTGA
- a CDS encoding accessory factor UbiK family protein → MVNPGNRILDDIARLATDAAGAAQGVRREVETVVKTQIERLLRDLDVVTREEFEAVREMALIARAENDRLAERLKALEERAGKP, encoded by the coding sequence ATGGTCAACCCCGGCAACCGCATCCTCGACGACATCGCCCGCCTCGCGACGGATGCCGCCGGCGCGGCGCAGGGCGTGCGCCGCGAGGTCGAGACGGTGGTGAAGACGCAGATCGAGCGGCTGCTGCGCGATCTCGACGTCGTCACCCGCGAGGAGTTCGAGGCGGTGCGCGAGATGGCGCTGATCGCCCGTGCGGAGAACGACAGGCTCGCGGAGCGGCTGAAGGCGCTGGAGGAGCGCGCCGGCAAGCCCTGA
- a CDS encoding ribose-phosphate pyrophosphokinase, translating to MASHFKVVAGNSNRPLAEAICNHLSIPLTRASVRRFADMEVFVEIQENVRGQDVFVIQSTSFPTNDHLMELLIITDALRRSSARRITAVIPYFGYARQDRRASGRTPISAKLVANLITHAGVDRVLTLDLHAGQIQGFFDIPTDNLFGAPLMARDIKDRLEWKNAMVVSPDVGGVVRARALAKRIDAPLAIVDKRRDRPGESEVMNIIGSVEGRSCILIDDIVDSGGTLVNAADALLEQGAKEVYAYITHGVLSGGAVARIASSKLKELVITDSIMPTEAVKVARNIRVISIAGLMGEAIERTASETSVSSLFD from the coding sequence ATGGCCTCTCACTTCAAAGTCGTCGCCGGCAATTCCAACCGGCCGCTCGCCGAAGCGATCTGCAACCATCTCAGCATTCCCCTCACCAGGGCCTCGGTCCGGCGCTTCGCCGACATGGAGGTCTTCGTCGAGATCCAGGAGAACGTGCGCGGGCAGGATGTCTTCGTCATCCAGTCGACCTCCTTCCCGACCAATGACCATCTGATGGAATTGCTGATCATCACCGATGCGCTGCGCCGCTCCTCGGCGCGCCGCATCACCGCGGTGATCCCCTATTTCGGCTATGCGAGGCAGGACCGGCGCGCGTCCGGCCGCACGCCGATCTCGGCCAAGCTCGTCGCCAACCTGATCACCCATGCCGGCGTCGACCGCGTGCTGACGCTCGATCTCCATGCCGGCCAGATCCAGGGTTTCTTCGACATCCCGACCGACAACCTGTTCGGCGCGCCGCTGATGGCGCGCGACATCAAGGACCGGCTGGAGTGGAAGAACGCCATGGTCGTCTCGCCGGACGTCGGCGGCGTGGTGCGCGCGCGCGCGCTCGCCAAGCGCATCGATGCCCCGCTCGCCATCGTCGACAAGCGCCGCGACCGGCCCGGCGAATCGGAGGTGATGAACATCATCGGCTCGGTCGAGGGCCGCTCCTGCATCCTGATCGACGACATCGTCGATTCCGGCGGCACGCTGGTGAACGCCGCCGACGCCCTGCTCGAGCAGGGTGCCAAGGAGGTCTATGCCTACATCACCCATGGCGTGCTCTCGGGCGGGGCGGTGGCGCGCATCGCCTCCTCCAAGCTCAAGGAACTGGTCATCACCGACTCGATCATGCCGACCGAGGCGGTGAAGGTCGCCCGCAACATCCGCGTCATCTCGATCGCCGGGCTGATGGGCGAGGCGATCGAGCGCACCGCGAGCGAAACCAGCGTATCGAGCCTGTTCGACTGA
- the queC gene encoding 7-cyano-7-deazaguanine synthase QueC, with protein MGNSRALVLFSGGQDSTTALAWALERFEAVETIGFDYGQRHHVEMQCRETIRAKLPALSARHAARLCCDHVLDLTALGAISETALTRESEIAFDDAGLPTTFVPGRNLIFLAFAAALAYRRDLKHIVLGVCETDYSGYPDCRDDTIKAMQVALSLGLDRRLTLHTPLMWRDKAQTFALARKLGGQALLDLVIEESHSCYLGDRTTRHGWGYGCGHCPACDLRSKGFAAYLAAPDDSGPDR; from the coding sequence TTGGGCAATTCCCGCGCCCTCGTGCTGTTCTCCGGCGGGCAGGATTCGACCACCGCGCTCGCCTGGGCGCTCGAACGCTTCGAGGCGGTCGAGACGATCGGCTTCGACTATGGCCAGCGCCATCATGTCGAGATGCAATGCCGCGAGACGATCCGCGCCAAGCTGCCCGCGCTCTCCGCCCGCCATGCCGCCCGCCTCTGCTGCGATCATGTCCTCGACCTCACGGCGCTCGGCGCGATCTCCGAGACGGCGCTGACCCGCGAGAGCGAGATCGCCTTCGACGATGCCGGCCTGCCCACGACCTTCGTGCCGGGGCGCAACCTGATCTTCCTCGCCTTCGCCGCGGCGCTTGCCTATCGCCGCGACCTGAAGCACATCGTGCTCGGTGTCTGCGAGACCGATTATTCCGGCTATCCCGATTGCCGCGACGACACCATCAAGGCGATGCAGGTGGCCTTGAGCCTCGGCCTCGACCGCAGGCTTACCCTGCACACCCCGCTGATGTGGCGCGACAAGGCGCAGACCTTCGCGCTGGCGCGTAAGCTCGGCGGGCAGGCCCTGCTCGACCTCGTGATCGAGGAGAGCCATAGCTGCTATCTGGGCGACAGGACGACCCGGCATGGCTGGGGCTATGGCTGCGGCCATTGCCCGGCCTGCGATTTGCGATCAAAAGGCTTCGCGGCGTATCTCGCGGCGCCCGATGACAGCGGACCTGATCGATGA
- a CDS encoding VUT family protein, whose protein sequence is MTHDRQRLMEGLVALVLFGLTIPAANWMIGNAGTTCVPGGPCLVPVWPGIMAPSGVVMVGLALVLRDIVQRRLGALAGLGAIAAGTLISAVLAPAAIVLASAAAFLLSELADFAVYTPLQRRRFLTAVFASGVIGLVVDSLVFLHLAFGNLDFLAGQILGKAWMVLIALPLMHLLRRRDERLGLAAA, encoded by the coding sequence ATGACCCATGACCGCCAGCGCCTGATGGAGGGCCTCGTTGCCCTCGTCCTGTTCGGGCTGACGATTCCGGCCGCCAACTGGATGATCGGCAATGCCGGCACGACCTGCGTGCCGGGCGGCCCCTGCCTCGTCCCGGTCTGGCCGGGGATCATGGCGCCGAGCGGCGTCGTGATGGTGGGTCTTGCCCTGGTGCTGCGCGACATCGTCCAGCGCCGCCTCGGCGCGCTCGCCGGGCTTGGCGCCATCGCGGCCGGCACGCTGATCTCGGCCGTGCTCGCGCCGGCGGCGATCGTGCTCGCCTCGGCGGCCGCCTTCCTGTTGTCGGAGCTCGCCGATTTCGCCGTCTACACGCCGCTGCAGCGGCGCCGCTTCCTCACCGCCGTCTTCGCCTCGGGCGTGATCGGGCTTGTCGTCGACAGCCTCGTCTTCCTGCATCTGGCCTTCGGCAACCTGGATTTCCTCGCCGGCCAGATCCTCGGCAAGGCCTGGATGGTGCTCATCGCCTTGCCGCTGATGCACCTCCTGCGCCGCCGCGACGAGCGCCTGGGCCTGGCGGCGGCCTGA
- a CDS encoding 50S ribosomal protein L25/general stress protein Ctc, translating into MTAVKQIEASARAQVGKGAARAVRREGRTPAVIYGGGAAPEAIALDANKTRQLIFGGHFLTTIFEIDVAGKKQRVIPRDYQLDPVKDFPIHVDFLRIAKGQTVTVQVPIHVVGQDASPGIKNGGLVQLVEHALEITVEPDSIPAAFEVSVAGLNIGDQVEAKAIALPAGARLTVGSDATIVTIAPPTVDAEPEAAAEAPAAEAKA; encoded by the coding sequence ATGACCGCCGTGAAGCAAATCGAGGCTTCGGCGCGCGCACAGGTCGGCAAGGGGGCCGCCCGTGCCGTTCGCCGCGAGGGCCGCACACCTGCCGTGATCTATGGCGGGGGCGCCGCTCCCGAAGCCATCGCGCTCGATGCCAACAAGACCCGCCAGCTGATTTTCGGCGGCCATTTCCTGACCACGATCTTCGAGATCGACGTCGCCGGCAAGAAGCAGCGCGTCATCCCGCGCGACTACCAGCTCGACCCGGTCAAGGATTTCCCGATCCATGTCGACTTCCTGCGCATCGCCAAGGGCCAGACCGTGACGGTCCAGGTCCCGATCCACGTCGTCGGCCAGGATGCGAGCCCGGGCATCAAGAACGGCGGTCTCGTCCAGCTCGTCGAGCACGCGCTCGAGATCACCGTCGAGCCCGACAGCATCCCGGCCGCCTTCGAGGTCTCCGTCGCCGGCCTGAACATCGGCGACCAGGTCGAGGCCAAGGCGATCGCGCTGCCGGCCGGCGCCAGGCTGACCGTCGGCTCGGACGCGACGATCGTCACGATCGCCCCGCCGACCGTCGACGCAGAGCCCGAAGCCGCGGCGGAAGCCCCGGCCGCCGAAGCCAAGGCCTGA
- the pth gene encoding aminoacyl-tRNA hydrolase, which produces MLIFAGLGNPGGRYARNRHNIGFMAVDAIARANRASPWRARFQAETCEAAIGAERVILLKPQTYMNESGRAIGEAARFFKIAPADVVVFHDELDLAPAKLRVKLGGGNAGHNGLRSTTAAIGNDYRRVRMGIGHPGLKELVHGYVLSDFGKAEQPWVEDLCTACADHAALLAAHDDPGFQNKVHLFMEARGHGAVKRLGEKSDG; this is translated from the coding sequence ATGCTGATCTTCGCCGGCCTCGGCAATCCCGGAGGGCGCTATGCCCGCAACCGGCACAATATCGGCTTCATGGCCGTTGACGCGATCGCGCGCGCGAACCGCGCCTCGCCCTGGCGCGCCCGCTTCCAGGCCGAGACTTGCGAGGCGGCGATCGGGGCCGAGAGGGTCATCCTGCTCAAGCCGCAGACCTATATGAACGAATCCGGCCGTGCGATCGGCGAGGCCGCGCGCTTCTTCAAGATCGCGCCCGCCGATGTCGTCGTCTTCCATGACGAGCTCGACCTCGCCCCGGCCAAGCTCAGGGTCAAGCTCGGCGGCGGCAATGCCGGGCATAACGGCCTGCGCTCGACCACCGCCGCCATCGGCAACGACTATCGCCGCGTGCGCATGGGCATCGGCCATCCCGGCCTGAAGGAGCTGGTCCACGGCTATGTCCTCAGCGATTTCGGCAAGGCCGAGCAGCCCTGGGTCGAGGATCTGTGCACGGCCTGCGCCGATCATGCCGCGCTGCTGGCCGCCCATGACGACCCGGGCTTCCAGAACAAGGTGCACCTTTTCATGGAGGCGCGCGGCCACGGCGCGGTGAAGCGGCTGGGCGAAAAGAGCGACGGCTAG
- the ychF gene encoding redox-regulated ATPase YchF, whose product MGFKCGIVGLPNVGKSTLFNALTQTAAAQAANYPFCTIEPNVGDVAVPDPRLEQLATIAGSKEIIPTRLTFVDIAGLVRGASRGEGLGNQFLANIRECDAIAHVVRCFEDGDITHVEGRISPVDDIETIETELMLADLDSLEKRVVPLEKKAKSGDKEAKEAADLMNRCLALLREGKPARLVELSAEERRPFALLGLLSSKPVLYVCNVEEAAADKGNAFSELVKKRAAGEGAVAVVVSAKIESEIAVLPPEEQTDYLEAVGLAEPGLNRVIRAGYDLLHLVTYFTVGPKEARAWTIEKGTKGPQAAGVIHTDFEKGYIRAETIAYDDYIAHKGEAGAREAGKFRLEGKDYVVADGDVLHFRFAT is encoded by the coding sequence ATGGGCTTCAAATGCGGAATCGTCGGCCTGCCGAATGTCGGCAAGTCGACCCTCTTCAACGCGCTGACGCAAACCGCCGCGGCGCAGGCCGCCAACTACCCGTTCTGCACGATCGAGCCCAATGTCGGCGACGTCGCCGTCCCGGACCCGCGGCTGGAACAGCTCGCGACGATCGCCGGCTCGAAGGAGATCATCCCGACGCGGCTGACCTTCGTCGATATCGCAGGGCTGGTGCGCGGCGCCTCGCGCGGCGAGGGGCTCGGCAACCAGTTCCTCGCCAATATCCGCGAATGCGACGCCATCGCCCATGTCGTGCGCTGCTTCGAGGATGGCGACATCACCCATGTCGAGGGCAGGATCTCGCCCGTCGACGACATCGAGACGATCGAGACAGAGCTGATGCTGGCCGATCTCGACAGCCTGGAAAAGCGGGTCGTCCCGCTGGAGAAGAAGGCCAAGTCCGGCGACAAGGAGGCCAAGGAGGCGGCCGATCTGATGAACCGCTGCCTCGCCTTGCTGCGCGAGGGCAAGCCCGCCCGCCTCGTTGAGCTTTCGGCCGAGGAGCGGCGCCCCTTCGCACTGCTCGGCCTGCTCTCCTCGAAGCCCGTGCTCTATGTCTGCAATGTCGAGGAAGCCGCCGCCGACAAGGGCAACGCCTTCTCCGAACTGGTGAAGAAGCGCGCCGCCGGGGAGGGCGCCGTCGCGGTCGTGGTCTCGGCCAAGATCGAGAGCGAGATCGCCGTGCTGCCGCCCGAGGAGCAGACCGACTATCTCGAGGCCGTCGGCCTCGCCGAGCCTGGCCTCAACCGCGTCATCCGCGCCGGCTACGACCTGCTCCATCTCGTGACCTACTTCACCGTCGGCCCGAAGGAGGCCCGCGCCTGGACGATCGAGAAGGGCACCAAGGGGCCGCAGGCCGCCGGCGTCATCCATACCGATTTCGAGAAGGGCTATATCCGCGCCGAGACCATCGCCTATGACGACTACATCGCCCATAAGGGCGAGGCGGGCGCGCGCGAGGCGGGCAAGTTCCGCCTCGAGGGCAAGGACTACGTCGTCGCCGACGGCGACGTGCTGCATTTCCGCTTCGCCACCTGA
- a CDS encoding MaoC family dehydratase, whose product MRYFEDFMPGTRGRSRSLTVSQGDMLAFATRYDAQPFHVDPVAAEASFVGRLIGSGWHSCALMMRLVAEDFLLDAASMGAPGIEEVKWLRPLLPGDSVGIRYEVMESKASRSRPEMGLALFRLALVNQRDEPVVEQTNWVMFGRKGSGTVPLPAGDWLRHAPHYERPAVESPLEAPSAPPMPLRYFEEMTVGDSQELGSFVFTPDEILAFARSFDPQPFHMDEAAARASSFGRLVASGWHTAAVWMACMATQRKRQAAATPGRPVRLGPSPGFRNLRWSKPVFAGDRITYRSRIVDKRESASRPQWGLLFHHNTGTNQHGEQVFSFDGCAFVERDSG is encoded by the coding sequence ATGAGGTATTTCGAGGATTTCATGCCGGGCACGCGCGGGCGCTCGCGCAGCCTCACCGTCTCGCAGGGCGATATGCTCGCCTTCGCCACGCGCTATGACGCGCAGCCGTTCCATGTCGATCCGGTAGCCGCCGAGGCGAGCTTCGTCGGCCGGCTGATCGGCTCGGGCTGGCACAGCTGCGCGCTGATGATGCGGCTGGTGGCGGAGGACTTCCTGCTCGACGCCGCCAGCATGGGCGCGCCGGGCATCGAGGAGGTCAAGTGGCTGCGCCCCCTGCTACCCGGCGACAGCGTCGGCATCCGCTACGAGGTCATGGAGAGCAAGGCGTCGCGCTCGCGCCCCGAGATGGGCCTCGCGCTCTTCCGGCTGGCGCTCGTGAACCAGCGCGACGAGCCGGTGGTGGAGCAGACCAACTGGGTCATGTTCGGCCGCAAGGGGTCCGGCACCGTGCCGCTGCCGGCCGGCGACTGGCTCAGGCATGCGCCGCATTACGAGCGCCCGGCCGTCGAGAGCCCGCTGGAGGCGCCTTCGGCGCCGCCGATGCCGCTGCGCTACTTCGAGGAGATGACAGTCGGCGACAGCCAGGAGCTCGGCAGCTTCGTCTTCACGCCCGACGAGATCCTCGCCTTTGCCCGCAGCTTCGATCCGCAGCCCTTCCACATGGACGAGGCGGCGGCGCGCGCGAGCTCCTTCGGCCGGCTCGTCGCCTCCGGCTGGCATACGGCCGCGGTCTGGATGGCCTGCATGGCCACGCAACGCAAACGCCAGGCGGCGGCGACACCGGGGCGCCCGGTGCGGCTCGGCCCTTCTCCGGGCTTCAGGAATCTGCGCTGGTCGAAGCCCGTCTTTGCCGGGGACCGCATCACCTATCGCTCGCGGATCGTCGACAAGCGCGAGAGCGCCTCGCGGCCGCAATGGGGGCTGTTGTTCCACCACAACACCGGCACGAACCAGCATGGCGAGCAGGTCTTCAGCTTCGACGGCTGTGCTTTCGTCGAGCGAGATTCCGGCTGA
- a CDS encoding class II aldolase/adducin family protein codes for MSEMELRQDIVAVAQAIDRAGFCPSKSGNVSARFGEGLLITPSGLPYAQTTPEDLISLSLDGTVLEGARKPSSEWPFHVAIYRARPDAQAIVHTHSPRATALSCTRRGIPAFHYMIALCGGADVRCADYATFGTPELAANAVKGLQGRKAVLLANHGVIALGQSLAGAHAIVAEVENLAGQYLDILAAGLDPVILDAAEMERVAARFAGYGKLG; via the coding sequence ATGAGCGAAATGGAGCTGCGGCAGGACATCGTCGCGGTCGCGCAGGCGATCGACCGGGCGGGATTCTGCCCGTCGAAATCGGGCAATGTCTCGGCCCGCTTCGGCGAGGGGCTCCTGATCACGCCCTCGGGCCTGCCCTATGCGCAGACGACGCCGGAGGACCTGATCTCTCTCTCGCTCGACGGCACCGTCCTGGAAGGCGCTCGCAAGCCGTCCTCGGAATGGCCCTTCCATGTCGCGATCTATCGGGCGCGGCCGGACGCGCAGGCGATCGTGCACACCCATTCGCCGCGCGCCACGGCCCTCTCGTGCACGCGGCGCGGCATCCCCGCCTTCCACTACATGATCGCGCTGTGCGGCGGCGCCGATGTGCGCTGCGCCGACTATGCCACCTTCGGCACGCCGGAGCTCGCCGCCAACGCGGTGAAGGGGCTTCAGGGTCGCAAGGCCGTGCTCCTCGCCAATCACGGCGTGATCGCGCTGGGCCAGTCGCTTGCGGGCGCGCATGCGATCGTGGCCGAGGTCGAGAACCTGGCGGGGCAGTATCTCGACATCCTGGCGGCGGGACTCGATCCGGTCATCCTCGATGCCGCGGAAATGGAGCGCGTCGCCGCCCGGTTCGCCGGCTACGGCAAGCTCGGCTGA
- a CDS encoding cytochrome c1 yields the protein MSTTAFRLALTGLAAGLSLALFQPAAEAAEGGPRPPSLNWSFSGPLGTYDRAQLQRGFKVYKEVCAACHGASLVAFRNLSERGGPEFTTGQIAALAATYQIKDGPNEEGEMFERPGRPADRFPSPFPNEQAARAAQGGAYPPDFSVLAKARTYTRGFPTFVFDIFTQYQEQGPDYIHALLVGYKDPPAGFPELLPGQHYNEYMPGHLIAMPPPLSDGQVEYPKGEDGQPQAPETVDQYSRDIAAFMMWMAEPHLEQRKRIGLQVMGFLIIFAFLLYYTKKKVWSRMPDGSPAH from the coding sequence ATGAGCACAACCGCGTTTCGTCTCGCCCTGACCGGGCTCGCCGCCGGCCTCTCCCTGGCGCTCTTCCAGCCGGCGGCCGAGGCCGCCGAGGGCGGCCCCAGGCCGCCATCGCTGAACTGGTCGTTCTCCGGGCCGCTCGGCACCTACGACCGGGCTCAGCTCCAGCGCGGCTTCAAGGTCTACAAGGAGGTCTGCGCCGCCTGCCACGGCGCCAGCCTCGTCGCCTTCCGCAACCTGTCGGAGCGCGGCGGCCCGGAATTCACGACCGGGCAGATCGCCGCGCTCGCCGCGACCTACCAGATCAAGGACGGCCCCAACGAGGAAGGCGAGATGTTCGAGCGGCCCGGCCGCCCGGCCGACCGCTTCCCCTCGCCGTTCCCGAACGAGCAGGCCGCCCGCGCGGCCCAGGGCGGCGCCTATCCGCCGGATTTCTCGGTGCTGGCCAAGGCCCGCACCTATACCCGCGGCTTCCCGACCTTCGTCTTCGACATCTTCACCCAGTATCAGGAGCAGGGGCCGGACTACATCCATGCCCTGCTGGTCGGCTACAAGGACCCGCCGGCCGGCTTCCCCGAGCTCCTGCCCGGGCAGCACTACAACGAGTACATGCCCGGCCATCTGATCGCGATGCCGCCGCCGCTCTCCGACGGGCAGGTCGAGTATCCGAAGGGGGAGGACGGCCAGCCGCAGGCGCCGGAGACCGTCGACCAGTATTCCCGCGACATCGCCGCCTTCATGATGTGGATGGCGGAGCCGCATCTGGAGCAGCGCAAGCGCATCGGCCTGCAGGTGATGGGGTTCCTCATCATCTTCGCCTTCCTGCTCTACTACACCAAGAAGAAGGTCTGGTCGCGCATGCCGGACGGCTCGCCGGCCCATTGA